One stretch of Variovorax sp. 54 DNA includes these proteins:
- a CDS encoding alkyl/aryl-sulfatase yields MTRIASASSSSTPSARFSLALVAWACAFTATAQPVVVTPKAAEPVTLKANADMAKALPFANKQDFEDAMRGFIGTVPDALVTGSGPRPVWNMKPYDFLKANEAADTVNPSLWRQAQLNAIHGLFKVTDRVYQVRGFDLANITIVEGDTSLIVIDPLLAAETARAALALYYQHRPKKPVGTVIYTHGHADHFGGVKGVVSEADVAAGKVQVIAPSGFMESAVAENILAGNAMNRRSQYQFGTLLPPGARGQVDTGLGKALARGSVTLIAPTSTIEKTTEERTIDGVQIVFQLVPGSEAPSEMLMYMPQFRVLNMAEDVTHNMHNLYTIRGAEVRDGNLWAKYIDEARVAFGDKTDVLIAQHHWPTTGRARIVDLLKKQRDMYKFINDQSLRLLNHGYTAPEIAETLRMPASLEQEWSTRGYYGTLRHNAKAVYQKYLGWYDANPANLNPLPPVAQAKKTVEYMGGADAVVARARDDFKKGEYRWVASAMSQVVYADPANRAARELGADALEQLGYQSEAGTWRSAYLVGAMELRNGVPKIPGGSSANGDTLKAVSNELFFDYLGVRLDAAKAEGKTMVVNWNFTDSNQKFVLTLENSALTHVKNQQASGADATVTLSRATLDAITLKQTTFPEAVQSGQVKIDGNRAKLGELFGMLDNFDLMFPVVEPRK; encoded by the coding sequence ATGACCCGCATTGCTTCTGCTTCCTCGTCTTCCACGCCTTCCGCCCGCTTCTCCCTGGCCCTCGTCGCCTGGGCCTGTGCCTTCACCGCCACGGCGCAGCCGGTGGTGGTGACGCCCAAGGCGGCCGAGCCCGTCACGCTGAAGGCCAACGCCGACATGGCGAAGGCGCTGCCGTTCGCCAACAAGCAGGATTTCGAGGACGCGATGCGCGGCTTCATTGGCACCGTGCCCGACGCGCTGGTGACGGGCAGCGGTCCGCGCCCGGTCTGGAACATGAAGCCCTACGACTTCCTGAAGGCGAACGAGGCGGCCGACACGGTCAACCCGAGCCTGTGGCGTCAGGCGCAGCTCAATGCGATTCACGGCCTGTTCAAGGTGACCGACCGGGTCTACCAAGTGCGCGGCTTCGACCTGGCGAACATCACCATCGTCGAAGGCGACACCTCGCTGATCGTGATCGACCCGTTGCTGGCTGCCGAGACGGCGCGCGCCGCGCTCGCGCTGTACTACCAGCATCGCCCGAAGAAGCCGGTCGGCACGGTGATCTACACGCACGGCCATGCCGACCATTTCGGCGGCGTGAAGGGCGTGGTCAGCGAGGCCGACGTGGCCGCGGGCAAGGTGCAGGTGATCGCGCCCTCGGGCTTCATGGAGTCGGCGGTGGCCGAGAACATCCTCGCGGGCAACGCGATGAACCGGCGCTCGCAGTACCAGTTCGGCACGCTGCTGCCGCCGGGCGCGCGCGGGCAGGTCGACACGGGCCTGGGCAAGGCGCTGGCGCGCGGCAGCGTGACGCTGATCGCGCCCACCTCGACCATCGAGAAGACCACCGAGGAGCGCACCATCGACGGCGTGCAGATCGTGTTCCAGCTGGTGCCGGGCTCGGAGGCGCCGTCCGAAATGCTCATGTACATGCCGCAGTTCCGCGTGCTCAACATGGCCGAGGACGTGACGCACAACATGCACAACCTGTACACGATCCGCGGCGCCGAGGTGCGCGACGGCAACCTGTGGGCCAAGTACATCGACGAGGCCCGCGTGGCCTTCGGCGACAAGACCGACGTGCTCATCGCGCAGCACCACTGGCCCACCACGGGACGCGCGCGCATCGTCGACCTGCTGAAGAAGCAGCGTGACATGTACAAGTTCATCAACGACCAGTCGCTGCGCCTGCTGAACCACGGCTACACGGCACCCGAGATCGCCGAGACGCTGCGCATGCCCGCGAGCCTGGAGCAGGAGTGGTCCACGCGCGGCTACTACGGCACGCTGCGCCACAACGCGAAGGCGGTCTACCAGAAGTACCTGGGCTGGTACGACGCGAACCCGGCCAACCTGAACCCGCTGCCGCCGGTGGCGCAAGCGAAGAAGACGGTCGAGTACATGGGCGGCGCCGACGCAGTGGTGGCGCGCGCCCGCGACGATTTCAAGAAGGGCGAGTACCGCTGGGTGGCGAGCGCGATGAGCCAGGTGGTGTACGCCGACCCGGCGAACCGCGCGGCACGCGAACTCGGCGCCGACGCGCTCGAACAGCTCGGCTACCAGTCGGAGGCGGGCACCTGGCGCAGCGCCTACCTGGTGGGCGCGATGGAACTGCGCAACGGCGTGCCGAAAATCCCGGGCGGCAGCAGCGCGAACGGCGACACGCTGAAGGCGGTGAGCAACGAGCTGTTCTTCGACTACCTCGGCGTGCGGCTCGACGCAGCCAAGGCCGAAGGCAAGACGATGGTGGTCAACTGGAACTTCACCGATTCGAACCAGAAGTTCGTGCTGACCTTGGAGAACTCGGCGCTCACGCATGTGAAGAACCAGCAGGCGAGCGGGGCGGACGCTACCGTCACGCTGAGCCGGGCGACGCTCGATGCGATCACGTTGAAGCAGACGACGTTTCCTGAGGCCGTGCAGTCGGGGCAGGTGAAGATCGATGGGAACCGCGCGAAGCTGGGGGAGCTGTTCGGGATGCTCGACAACTTCGATCTGATGTTTCCTGTGGTGGAGCCGCGCAAGTAG
- a CDS encoding branched-chain amino acid ABC transporter permease has product MKPLSLSPAQLRAAEIAFWLALASSFFLLPDKLTLMSQIMIFGLFAVSLDMALGYAGILTVGHAAFFGAGAYAAGLLAKYGWSEPFSGLVFALAVCALLGYVLSYLVVRGADLTRLMITIGVCVLLFELANRLSGITGGTDGLQGVVIAPVLGLFDFDLYGKTAFGYAFGVVLAMFLLVRLVLRSPFGLALRGIHDSRKRMTAIGSPVEARLRMAYAMSAAVAGVAGALLAQTTQFVGIESISFNRSAEVLIILVLGGTGRLYGGLIGAIVYMLVHDWFADMNPQYWMFWLGIFLIVAVMLGRGGIMGALSRVVRTGKAR; this is encoded by the coding sequence ATGAAGCCGCTGAGCCTCTCCCCCGCGCAATTGCGCGCGGCCGAAATCGCCTTCTGGCTCGCGCTCGCGTCGAGCTTCTTCCTGCTGCCCGACAAGCTCACGCTGATGAGCCAGATCATGATCTTCGGGCTCTTTGCCGTGTCGCTCGACATGGCGCTGGGCTACGCGGGCATCCTCACCGTGGGCCACGCCGCCTTCTTCGGCGCGGGCGCCTACGCGGCCGGCCTGCTCGCCAAGTACGGCTGGAGCGAACCCTTCAGCGGCCTGGTGTTCGCGCTCGCCGTGTGCGCCCTGCTGGGCTACGTGCTGAGCTACCTCGTGGTGCGCGGCGCTGACCTCACGCGGCTGATGATCACCATCGGCGTGTGCGTGCTGCTGTTCGAGCTGGCCAACCGGCTCTCGGGCATCACCGGCGGCACCGACGGCCTGCAGGGCGTGGTGATTGCGCCCGTGCTCGGCCTGTTCGACTTCGACCTCTACGGCAAGACCGCGTTCGGCTATGCCTTCGGCGTGGTGCTCGCGATGTTCCTGCTCGTGCGGCTGGTGCTGCGCTCGCCCTTCGGCCTGGCGCTGCGCGGCATCCACGACAGCCGCAAGCGCATGACCGCCATCGGCTCGCCGGTGGAAGCGCGCCTGCGCATGGCCTACGCGATGTCGGCCGCGGTGGCCGGCGTGGCGGGCGCGCTGCTGGCGCAGACCACGCAGTTCGTCGGCATCGAATCGATCAGCTTCAACCGCTCGGCCGAAGTGCTCATCATCCTCGTGCTCGGCGGCACCGGGCGGCTGTACGGCGGCCTCATCGGGGCCATCGTCTACATGCTGGTGCACGACTGGTTCGCCGACATGAACCCGCAGTACTGGATGTTCTGGCTCGGCATCTTCCTGATCGTGGCCGTCATGCTGGGACGCGGCGGGATCATGGGTGCGCTCTCGCGCGTGGTCCGCACGGGGAAGGCGCGATGA
- a CDS encoding ABC transporter ATP-binding protein, whose amino-acid sequence MADTDTAALAFDRVTAGYGNAVVLDRLDFSLRPGESLAILGRNGVGKTTLLETLMGNTRVMQGAIRWQGADITRWPAHQRVRAGLGWVPQEREVFPSLTVEENLTVIARPGSWTLQRVYEFFPRLRERRGNYGNQLSGGEQQMLAIGRALMTNPKLLLLDEPMEGLAPIIVEELAAAIRRLCESEGLASIVVEQHPVLALDMTHQAIVLERGTVVHAGPSAALAADKELLEGLLGVGIAEAPAA is encoded by the coding sequence ATGGCTGACACCGACACCGCCGCACTCGCCTTCGACCGCGTCACCGCCGGCTACGGCAACGCCGTGGTCCTCGACCGCCTCGATTTCTCGCTGCGGCCCGGCGAAAGCCTGGCCATCCTGGGGCGCAACGGCGTGGGCAAGACCACGCTGCTCGAAACGCTGATGGGCAACACCCGCGTGATGCAGGGCGCGATCCGCTGGCAGGGCGCCGACATCACGCGCTGGCCCGCGCACCAGCGCGTGCGCGCCGGGCTGGGCTGGGTGCCGCAGGAGCGCGAGGTGTTCCCGTCGCTCACGGTGGAAGAAAACCTCACGGTGATCGCCCGCCCCGGCAGCTGGACCTTGCAACGGGTTTATGAATTCTTTCCGCGCCTGCGCGAGCGGCGCGGCAACTACGGCAACCAGCTCTCGGGCGGCGAGCAGCAGATGCTGGCCATCGGCCGCGCGCTCATGACCAACCCGAAGCTGCTGCTGCTCGACGAGCCGATGGAAGGCCTCGCGCCGATCATCGTGGAAGAGCTGGCGGCAGCCATTCGGCGCCTGTGCGAATCGGAAGGCCTGGCCTCGATCGTGGTGGAGCAGCACCCGGTGCTGGCCCTGGACATGACGCACCAGGCGATCGTGCTGGAGCGCGGCACCGTCGTGCATGCCGGCCCGAGCGCGGCGCTGGCGGCCGACAAGGAGCTGCTCGAAGGCTTGCTGGGCGTCGGCATCGCCGAGGCGCCGGCCGCCTAA
- a CDS encoding nucleoside recognition domain-containing protein, whose amino-acid sequence MLNGLWLGFFGMAALAALGRWLVGGDPTVFAALVESLFTMARLAVEVMVLLFGTLTLWLGFLRIAEAAGLVGWLARLLGPLFRRLMPGVPAGHPALGLITMNFAANALGLDNAATPIGLKAMRELQRLNPDPVTATNAQILFLVLNASSLTLLPVTIFMYRAQQGASDPTLVFLPILLATSASTLVGLLTVAVAQRLRLWDPVVLAYLVPGALLLGGFMALLGTLSAAAIASLSSLLGNLTLFSVIIVFLAAGAIRRIKVYEAFVEGAKEGFDIAKNLLPYLVAMLCAVGVLRASGALDFALDGLRWLVQAGGWDARFVDAMPTALVKPFSGSAARAMLIETMKTQGVDSFPALVAATIQGSTETTFYVLAVYFGAVGIQRARHAVACALLAELAGVVAAIAVCYWFFG is encoded by the coding sequence GTGCTCAATGGGTTGTGGCTGGGGTTCTTCGGGATGGCGGCGCTGGCAGCGCTGGGACGCTGGCTCGTCGGCGGCGACCCGACCGTGTTCGCGGCGCTGGTCGAAAGCCTGTTCACGATGGCGCGGCTGGCCGTCGAGGTGATGGTGCTGCTGTTCGGCACGCTCACGCTGTGGCTGGGCTTCCTGCGCATCGCCGAAGCCGCCGGCCTCGTCGGCTGGCTCGCGCGCCTGCTCGGGCCGCTGTTCCGGCGCCTGATGCCGGGCGTGCCAGCCGGGCACCCGGCGCTCGGGCTCATCACGATGAACTTCGCGGCCAATGCGCTGGGGCTGGACAACGCCGCCACCCCCATCGGCCTGAAGGCCATGCGCGAGCTGCAGCGCCTGAACCCCGACCCCGTGACGGCCACCAACGCGCAGATCCTGTTCCTGGTGCTCAACGCCTCGTCACTGACCTTGCTGCCCGTCACCATCTTCATGTACCGGGCGCAACAGGGCGCGAGCGACCCGACGCTGGTGTTCCTGCCGATCCTGCTGGCCACCAGCGCCTCGACGCTGGTGGGCCTGCTCACGGTGGCGGTCGCGCAGCGCCTGCGGCTGTGGGACCCGGTGGTGCTGGCCTACCTCGTGCCGGGCGCGCTGCTGCTGGGCGGCTTCATGGCGCTGCTGGGCACGCTGTCGGCGGCGGCCATCGCCTCGCTGTCGTCGCTGCTGGGCAACCTCACGCTGTTCAGCGTGATCATCGTGTTCCTGGCGGCCGGCGCGATCCGGCGCATCAAGGTTTACGAGGCCTTTGTCGAAGGCGCGAAGGAAGGCTTCGACATCGCGAAGAACCTGCTGCCCTACCTCGTCGCGATGCTGTGCGCCGTGGGCGTGCTGCGCGCCTCGGGCGCCCTCGACTTCGCGCTCGACGGCCTGCGCTGGCTGGTGCAGGCTGGCGGCTGGGACGCACGCTTTGTCGACGCCATGCCGACGGCGCTCGTCAAACCCTTCTCGGGCAGCGCGGCCCGCGCCATGCTCATCGAGACCATGAAGACCCAGGGCGTCGACAGCTTCCCCGCGCTGGTGGCCGCCACCATCCAGGGCAGCACCGAGACCACGTTCTACGTGCTGGCGGTGTACTTCGGCGCGGTGGGCATCCAGCGCGCGCGGCATGCGGTGGCGTGCGCGCTGCTGGCTGAACTGGCGGGGGTGGTGGCCGCCATTGCGGTCTGCTACTGGTTCTTCGGCTAG
- a CDS encoding ABC transporter substrate-binding protein translates to MTTMTKRTLLSTLLLAGLGMAGAAQAQTTEPLRIGLIATYSGPYADYGRQFDAGIALYLKEHGGKVGGRTVEIIKKDTAGPAPDAAKRIAQELIVRDKVSILTGLDFSPNAYAVGAIATQAKIPTLVMNAASSAITTSSPYVARLSFTVQQVTDPMARYMLKQGVKDAYTVVADYASGVDAETAFKKAFTAGGGKVSGEVRTPMNNPDFSAYVQRIKDAKPQAVFFFFPSGVMPPAFLKVWKERGMEQAGIKLFATGEATDDSYLDATGDVALGLVTSHHYSFAHNSPKNQKFVKDFAADNGTKLRPSYFAVTAYDTMAAIDLALAKTKGDTGGDKFMDALKGLSFESPRGPIEIDAATRDIVQTVYIRKTERANGQLVNVEFDKFERVKDPAKEAAAAK, encoded by the coding sequence ATGACGACGATGACCAAGCGAACCCTCCTCTCGACCCTGCTGCTCGCCGGCCTCGGCATGGCGGGTGCTGCGCAAGCCCAGACCACCGAGCCGCTGCGCATCGGCCTCATCGCGACCTACTCCGGCCCCTACGCCGACTACGGCCGCCAGTTCGACGCCGGCATCGCGCTGTACCTCAAGGAGCACGGCGGCAAGGTGGGCGGGCGCACCGTCGAGATCATCAAGAAAGACACTGCCGGCCCCGCGCCCGACGCCGCCAAGCGCATCGCGCAGGAACTCATCGTGCGCGACAAGGTGAGCATCCTCACCGGCCTGGATTTCAGCCCCAACGCCTACGCCGTGGGCGCCATCGCCACGCAGGCCAAGATCCCCACGCTGGTGATGAACGCCGCCTCTTCGGCCATCACCACCAGCTCGCCCTACGTGGCGCGCCTGTCGTTCACCGTGCAGCAGGTCACCGACCCGATGGCGCGCTACATGCTCAAGCAGGGCGTGAAGGACGCCTACACCGTGGTCGCCGACTACGCCTCGGGCGTCGATGCCGAGACCGCGTTCAAGAAGGCCTTCACCGCCGGCGGCGGCAAGGTCTCGGGCGAAGTGCGCACGCCGATGAACAACCCCGACTTCTCGGCCTACGTGCAGCGCATCAAGGACGCCAAGCCCCAGGCCGTGTTCTTCTTCTTCCCCTCGGGCGTGATGCCGCCGGCCTTCCTCAAGGTGTGGAAGGAGCGCGGCATGGAGCAGGCCGGCATCAAGCTCTTCGCCACCGGCGAAGCCACCGACGACAGCTACCTGGACGCCACCGGCGACGTGGCGCTGGGCCTCGTCACCAGCCACCACTACTCGTTCGCGCACAACTCGCCGAAGAACCAGAAGTTCGTGAAGGACTTCGCCGCCGACAACGGCACCAAGCTGCGCCCCAGCTACTTCGCCGTGACCGCCTACGACACCATGGCCGCCATCGACCTCGCACTGGCCAAGACCAAGGGCGACACCGGCGGCGACAAGTTCATGGACGCGCTCAAGGGCCTGAGCTTCGAGAGCCCGCGCGGCCCGATCGAGATCGACGCGGCCACGCGCGACATCGTGCAGACCGTCTACATCCGCAAGACCGAGCGCGCCAACGGCCAGCTGGTGAACGTGGAGTTCGACAAGTTCGAGCGCGTCAAGGACCCGGCCAAGGAAGCCGCGGCCGCCAAGTAA
- a CDS encoding ABC transporter substrate-binding protein, whose translation MTVPVPRESTAPLSTSRRRALSGLAATTAAAAGVGLGFPAFAQNRAIRIGTTFDNSSVEKANGQGLYQGSSAFFTALNKAGGLHGSKVELVMADDTFKPDVAKANALAFEKDSSVLALVHPLGTRQTAEVMDAVPGMAVVGPITGTIALRKKTSPNTFWVRANYDQEVDKLVSTAAVLGQTRIGLVHSNDPLGQSVLAAFKNALAKAKLEPAVIATTPNTTSMEVGPAAEAIAKAKPQVVVVGLAGTAPVFLKALRGAGNSSSAYGLSITASALSAMGDLARGLGFVIVVPSPYSTKFEIVRRYQADMLASGNKDFSLTSLEGYMNAAVLAEGLRRAGPSPTRAAVLGGMASIENFDLGGVKINYGRSNREGGQFVDVAVIGSRGQMLS comes from the coding sequence ATGACCGTCCCCGTGCCGCGCGAGTCGACCGCGCCGCTTTCCACCAGCCGCCGCCGCGCCCTTTCCGGGCTGGCCGCCACGACGGCCGCCGCGGCCGGCGTCGGGCTGGGATTTCCGGCGTTCGCGCAGAACCGTGCGATCCGCATCGGGACGACCTTCGACAACAGCAGCGTGGAAAAAGCCAATGGCCAGGGGCTGTACCAGGGCTCCAGCGCGTTCTTCACCGCGCTGAACAAGGCCGGCGGCCTGCACGGCAGCAAGGTCGAGCTCGTGATGGCCGACGACACCTTCAAGCCCGACGTGGCCAAGGCCAACGCGCTGGCTTTCGAAAAAGACAGCTCGGTGCTCGCGCTGGTGCACCCGCTGGGCACGCGCCAGACCGCCGAGGTGATGGACGCGGTGCCCGGCATGGCCGTGGTCGGCCCGATCACCGGCACCATCGCGCTGCGCAAGAAGACCTCGCCCAACACCTTCTGGGTGCGCGCCAACTACGACCAGGAGGTCGACAAGCTGGTGAGCACGGCCGCCGTGCTGGGCCAGACGCGCATCGGCCTCGTGCATTCGAACGACCCGCTGGGCCAGTCGGTGCTGGCGGCGTTCAAGAACGCGCTGGCCAAGGCCAAGCTGGAGCCGGCGGTGATCGCCACCACGCCCAACACCACGAGCATGGAAGTGGGCCCGGCCGCCGAGGCCATCGCCAAGGCCAAGCCGCAGGTGGTGGTGGTCGGCCTGGCCGGCACGGCGCCGGTGTTCCTGAAGGCGCTGCGCGGCGCGGGCAACAGCAGCTCGGCCTACGGCCTGTCGATCACGGCCAGCGCGCTGTCGGCCATGGGCGACCTGGCACGCGGCCTGGGCTTCGTGATCGTGGTGCCGTCGCCGTACTCGACCAAGTTCGAGATCGTGCGCCGCTACCAGGCCGACATGCTGGCCAGTGGCAACAAGGACTTCTCGCTGACCAGCCTGGAGGGCTACATGAACGCCGCCGTGCTGGCCGAAGGCCTGCGCCGCGCCGGTCCTTCGCCGACGCGCGCCGCCGTGCTCGGTGGCATGGCGAGCATCGAGAACTTCGACCTCGGCGGCGTGAAGATCAACTACGGCCGCTCGAACCGCGAAGGCGGCCAGTTCGTGGACGTGGCCGTGATCGGCAGCCGCGGGCAGATGCTGAGCTGA
- a CDS encoding branched-chain amino acid ABC transporter permease: MGIVIFDGVAYGMLLFLIGVGLSITMGLMNFVNLAHGSFAMVGGYAASVLMNQWGLGFGLSLAAAFVAAALVGAVLEFVFYRRLYRAHPLDQVLLSIGVVFVSIAAFTYFFGPTMQPFTLPKALEGQVSVLGLEVGRYRLFLIGCGVAVLVALLLGLGKTRYGAMVRAAVDNQRVAGGTGIHVQRLFFLTFSLGCGLAGLGGALSLGMLGLEPSFPLKYLVYFLMVVCVGGAGTVTGPFIAALLVGIVDVAGKYYLPETGAFLIYVFMIVMLLVRPNGIVAKKGLA; this comes from the coding sequence ATGGGTATCGTGATCTTCGATGGAGTGGCCTACGGCATGCTCCTGTTTCTCATCGGCGTGGGCCTGTCCATCACGATGGGACTCATGAATTTCGTCAACCTCGCGCACGGCAGTTTCGCGATGGTGGGCGGCTACGCGGCCAGCGTGCTCATGAACCAGTGGGGCCTGGGCTTCGGTCTCTCGCTGGCGGCGGCCTTCGTGGCCGCGGCGCTGGTGGGCGCGGTGCTGGAGTTCGTGTTCTACCGGCGGCTGTACCGCGCGCACCCGCTCGACCAGGTGCTGCTGTCGATCGGCGTGGTGTTCGTCTCGATCGCCGCGTTCACCTACTTCTTCGGCCCGACGATGCAGCCCTTCACGCTGCCGAAGGCGCTCGAAGGCCAGGTGTCGGTGCTCGGCCTCGAAGTGGGCCGCTACCGCCTGTTCCTGATCGGCTGCGGCGTGGCCGTGCTGGTCGCGCTGCTGCTGGGCCTGGGCAAGACGCGCTATGGCGCGATGGTGCGCGCTGCCGTCGACAACCAGCGCGTGGCGGGCGGCACGGGCATCCATGTGCAGCGCCTGTTCTTCCTGACCTTCTCGCTGGGCTGCGGCCTGGCGGGCCTGGGCGGCGCGCTGAGCCTGGGCATGCTGGGGCTGGAGCCGTCGTTCCCGCTCAAGTACCTCGTCTACTTCTTGATGGTGGTGTGCGTGGGCGGTGCGGGCACCGTCACCGGGCCCTTCATTGCGGCGCTGCTGGTCGGCATCGTCGACGTGGCGGGCAAGTACTACCTGCCTGAAACCGGCGCCTTTCTCATCTACGTGTTCATGATCGTCATGCTGCTGGTGCGCCCGAACGGCATCGTCGCCAAGAAGGGGCTCGCATGA
- a CDS encoding ABC transporter ATP-binding protein, whose translation MSTSTTHALRTQNLGIRFGAFQAVSEVNLSLEPGARQALIGPNGAGKTTLINLLTGVFKPTSGSIRLGERDITRLPGDKRARMGLARTFQINTLFPSLTPLLSVVLAISEREGLGATWWRPLKGCTAVFDEAHALLATLKLDALADVPVAELAYGKQRLLEIALALAAKPRILLLDEPAAGVPEDESGELFEAIAALPADISVLFIEHDMKLVFRFARRISVLVGGRILTEGTPAEIGADPRVREVYLGSSHHHG comes from the coding sequence ATGAGCACCTCCACCACGCACGCCCTGCGCACGCAGAACCTGGGCATCCGCTTCGGCGCCTTCCAGGCCGTGAGCGAGGTCAACCTGTCGCTCGAACCCGGTGCGCGGCAGGCGCTGATCGGACCCAACGGCGCCGGCAAGACCACGCTCATCAACCTGCTCACGGGCGTGTTCAAGCCCACCAGCGGATCGATCCGCCTGGGCGAGCGCGACATCACGCGCCTGCCCGGCGACAAGCGCGCCCGCATGGGGCTGGCGCGCACCTTCCAGATCAACACGCTGTTCCCCAGCCTCACGCCGCTGCTGTCGGTGGTGCTGGCCATCAGCGAGCGCGAAGGGCTGGGCGCCACCTGGTGGCGGCCGCTCAAGGGCTGCACCGCCGTGTTCGACGAGGCGCATGCGCTGCTCGCCACGCTGAAGCTCGACGCCCTGGCCGACGTGCCCGTGGCCGAGCTGGCCTACGGCAAGCAGCGGCTGCTCGAGATTGCGCTGGCGCTCGCCGCCAAGCCCCGCATCCTGCTGCTCGACGAGCCCGCCGCCGGCGTGCCGGAGGACGAGAGCGGTGAACTCTTCGAAGCCATTGCGGCGCTGCCGGCCGACATCAGCGTGCTCTTCATCGAGCACGACATGAAGCTCGTGTTCCGCTTTGCGCGCCGCATCTCGGTGCTGGTGGGCGGACGCATCCTCACCGAAGGCACGCCCGCCGAGATCGGCGCCGACCCGCGCGTGCGCGAGGTCTACCTGGGAAGCTCGCACCACCATGGCTGA
- a CDS encoding phospholipase D family protein encodes MAAVLSRLRRFVVLVSSGLAIAWLAGCASLPPPQPHPVLTNAITDVADTELGRLAAKDAPQGSAVPLSGFRLLPEAAFAFDARISLARHAEKSLDVQYYLISNDDVGLLFLKELREAAARGVRVRLLVDDLYTGGEDEVFSTLSAFPNIEVRLFNPLPSRASSMPARLLFSLGDFGRINHRMHNKLLVADNSFAVSGGRNIANEYFMRSTAANFIDMDVLSSGPIVRRMSEGFDRYWNSDHAWPIERIVPQRLPLEEAQRRFDALARAAVPDVPMRQRDILDKSPVGEQLTTGRIDRYWAPATLFVDDPDKITRKPEAAYGGSVTEGALGVIQAAKHEVKIGSPYFIPGSRGMAMMKTAIERGGRITVVTNSLGATDEPLAYAGYERYRADMLKIGVTIYEIAPTLSGRSGRFGDFGKSISRLHAKLAVIDDERFFVGSMNLDHRSAAVNTEMGLLIDSPRLVQDYDKLMNGERLNLGYRLRLAPGGRRVQWLEYDDAGGDIVHEDEPGEFLWLRFKNWLLLPLVGEELL; translated from the coding sequence ATGGCCGCCGTCCTGTCCCGCCTCCGTCGCTTCGTCGTCCTGGTGTCGAGTGGGCTGGCCATCGCCTGGCTTGCGGGCTGCGCCAGCCTGCCGCCGCCGCAACCGCACCCGGTGCTCACGAATGCGATCACCGACGTGGCCGACACCGAGCTGGGCCGGCTGGCCGCCAAGGACGCGCCGCAGGGCAGCGCGGTGCCGCTGTCGGGCTTCCGGCTGCTGCCCGAGGCGGCGTTCGCGTTCGACGCGCGCATTTCGCTGGCACGGCATGCCGAGAAGTCGCTTGACGTGCAGTACTACCTCATCAGCAACGACGACGTCGGCCTGCTGTTCCTCAAGGAGCTGCGCGAGGCCGCCGCGCGCGGGGTGCGCGTGCGGCTGCTGGTGGACGACCTCTACACGGGCGGCGAGGACGAGGTGTTCAGCACGCTCTCGGCCTTTCCGAACATCGAGGTGCGGCTGTTCAACCCGCTGCCTTCGCGTGCCAGCTCGATGCCCGCGCGGCTGCTGTTCTCGCTGGGCGACTTCGGCCGCATCAACCATCGCATGCACAACAAGCTGCTGGTGGCCGACAACAGCTTTGCGGTTTCGGGCGGGCGCAACATCGCCAACGAGTACTTCATGCGCAGCACGGCGGCGAACTTCATCGACATGGACGTGCTGTCCAGCGGGCCGATCGTGCGCCGCATGTCCGAGGGCTTCGACCGCTACTGGAACAGCGACCACGCCTGGCCCATCGAGCGCATCGTGCCGCAGCGCCTGCCGCTCGAAGAAGCCCAGCGGCGCTTCGACGCCCTGGCGCGCGCGGCCGTGCCCGACGTGCCCATGCGCCAGCGCGACATCCTGGACAAGTCGCCGGTGGGCGAGCAGCTCACCACGGGCCGCATCGACCGCTACTGGGCGCCGGCCACGCTGTTCGTGGACGACCCCGACAAGATCACGCGCAAGCCCGAGGCGGCCTACGGCGGCAGCGTGACCGAGGGCGCGCTCGGCGTGATCCAGGCGGCCAAGCACGAGGTGAAGATCGGCTCGCCGTACTTCATTCCGGGCTCGCGGGGCATGGCGATGATGAAGACGGCCATCGAGCGCGGCGGGCGCATCACGGTCGTCACCAACTCGCTGGGCGCCACCGACGAGCCGCTGGCCTACGCGGGCTACGAGCGCTACCGCGCCGACATGCTGAAGATCGGCGTCACCATCTACGAGATCGCGCCCACGCTCTCCGGGCGGTCGGGGCGCTTCGGCGATTTCGGCAAGTCGATCAGCCGGCTGCACGCCAAGCTCGCGGTGATCGACGACGAGCGCTTCTTCGTCGGCTCGATGAACCTCGACCACCGCTCGGCCGCCGTCAACACCGAGATGGGCCTGCTCATCGACAGCCCGCGGCTGGTGCAGGACTACGACAAGCTCATGAACGGCGAGCGCCTCAACCTGGGCTACCGGCTGCGGCTCGCGCCGGGCGGGCGGCGCGTGCAGTGGCTGGAATACGACGATGCCGGCGGCGACATCGTGCACGAGGACGAACCGGGCGAGTTCCTCTGGCTGCGCTTCAAGAACTGGCTGCTGCTGCCCCTCGTGGGCGAGGAGCTGCTTTAG